A window of Acidobacteriota bacterium genomic DNA:
AGCTCCACCGGCCCGGTGACGGTCAGCGATCCGCGGCAGCGCCCCTCGATGCGCAGCCGGTCGAGACGGCCCCGCAGGTCGGAGGCCTCCCCCCCGGGAGCGATCACGAGGTCTCCCTCGAGCGCGATCTCGCCCGAGAGCCTCCCGTGAAGCAGAACGACTCCGCGTCCGGTGACCCGGCCGGCGACGCTCGCCCCCCGCCCCACCTGGAGGAACCCCTCGGC
This region includes:
- a CDS encoding polymer-forming cytoskeletal protein, producing AEGFLQVGRGASVAGRVTGRGVVLLHGRLSGEIALEGDLVIAPGGEASDLRGRLDRLRIEGRCRGSLTVTGPVELARGASFEGEVDAEQLETSEGARFEGVLRIRPDRTVGGGAPEGS